The following proteins are co-located in the Sphingomonas morindae genome:
- a CDS encoding UvrD-helicase domain-containing protein: MFDDLIREQDVAWAAALMGLGPDGFAPVGDDDSRLRAMLNLDTVDFEACPGSGKTTLLVAKLAVLATRWPHRHQGICVLSHTNAARNEIGAKLGNSAAGISLTRYPHFVGTIHAFVNEYLALPWLRSKGLEVRCIDTQIALAKRWGLLPRNIRWAIQKARLNEGCLIYTRPDFTGGSTGKFGPQTPTYQALLEARRAGSEQGYFCFDEMFVWANELLDKRPEAAADLRRRFPLVFVDEAQDNSEDQSALLHRIFCAGDAPSRRQRFGDSNQAIYARAGAEGAATDPFPGAAVQTIPRSYRFAQALADEVKGLGVSPQDLIGAGPPPEHGIAPQSPTLFLFDDASVRSVLPRYGAHLVATFDANVLESGVFTAVAGVHDLDEAGRVPHAMGHYAPAYDPACVRKEAAPASFAQYLARARFEMVGSRNSDKLVNAAASALFAASEMAGGRHGRMARRSPHRRLIDLLTGTEAYPAYLALIERILAGCGEISEADWQAVYPHAEMVVHQLSGAEALGNAAAFLTWPQSGPALHAGAEAIARTDNLFAYPENAPQVRVRLGSIHSVKGETHTATLVLDSFYFAHHLSELKPWLLGAKAGGSRLNGRGNVVAEGSRMLGRLRLHYVAMTRPTHLLCLAMRKDVFAAGEIDILTGRGWTVIDCCAPAQAGGSG, encoded by the coding sequence ATGTTCGACGATCTCATCCGCGAGCAGGACGTCGCCTGGGCGGCGGCGCTCATGGGACTGGGACCTGACGGCTTCGCGCCGGTCGGTGATGACGATAGCCGGCTCCGGGCGATGCTCAATCTCGACACGGTCGATTTCGAGGCCTGTCCCGGGAGCGGCAAGACCACGCTGCTCGTCGCCAAGCTCGCTGTGTTGGCAACGCGCTGGCCGCACCGGCACCAAGGCATCTGCGTACTCTCGCACACCAATGCGGCGCGCAACGAGATCGGTGCCAAGCTCGGCAATTCGGCTGCAGGAATCTCGCTGACCCGCTACCCGCATTTCGTCGGCACGATCCACGCGTTCGTGAACGAGTATCTGGCGCTGCCCTGGCTGCGCTCCAAGGGCCTCGAAGTCAGGTGTATCGATACGCAAATCGCGCTCGCCAAGCGCTGGGGGCTTCTGCCCCGGAACATACGCTGGGCGATCCAAAAGGCCCGGCTTAACGAAGGGTGCCTGATCTACACCCGCCCCGACTTTACGGGCGGCAGCACCGGGAAGTTCGGGCCTCAGACGCCGACCTACCAAGCGCTCCTTGAAGCGCGCCGCGCTGGCAGCGAACAAGGGTATTTCTGCTTCGACGAGATGTTCGTCTGGGCGAACGAATTGCTCGACAAGCGGCCCGAGGCCGCAGCGGACCTCCGGCGGCGCTTCCCGTTGGTGTTCGTCGACGAGGCGCAGGACAATAGCGAGGACCAGTCCGCGCTCCTGCACCGGATCTTTTGCGCGGGTGACGCGCCGTCGCGCCGGCAGCGCTTCGGGGACTCGAACCAAGCGATCTATGCTCGCGCCGGCGCCGAGGGCGCTGCGACCGATCCGTTCCCCGGCGCTGCGGTCCAGACGATACCACGCAGCTACCGGTTTGCGCAGGCGCTAGCCGATGAAGTGAAGGGACTCGGTGTCTCACCCCAGGACCTGATCGGTGCGGGGCCGCCGCCCGAGCACGGCATCGCCCCTCAGTCGCCCACGCTGTTCCTGTTCGATGACGCCAGCGTGCGGTCGGTGCTGCCTCGCTATGGCGCGCATCTGGTCGCGACCTTCGACGCCAATGTGCTCGAAAGCGGTGTGTTCACCGCGGTCGCGGGCGTGCACGATCTCGACGAAGCTGGTCGGGTGCCACACGCGATGGGCCATTACGCCCCCGCTTATGATCCGGCCTGCGTGCGGAAGGAAGCCGCGCCGGCCAGCTTCGCCCAATATCTGGCACGAGCGCGGTTTGAGATGGTAGGCAGCCGCAATAGCGACAAATTGGTCAATGCGGCGGCATCGGCGCTGTTCGCAGCAAGCGAAATGGCCGGCGGAAGGCACGGGCGGATGGCGCGCAGGTCGCCGCATCGCCGCTTAATCGATCTGCTCACCGGCACTGAGGCTTATCCCGCCTATCTTGCACTCATCGAACGGATACTCGCCGGCTGCGGCGAGATCTCGGAGGCCGATTGGCAGGCGGTGTATCCGCACGCGGAGATGGTCGTCCATCAGCTGAGCGGCGCTGAGGCGCTCGGTAATGCGGCAGCATTCCTCACATGGCCGCAGAGCGGACCAGCTCTCCACGCCGGGGCCGAGGCTATCGCGCGAACAGACAATCTGTTCGCCTATCCCGAGAACGCCCCGCAGGTCCGCGTCCGGCTGGGATCGATCCATTCGGTCAAGGGCGAAACCCACACTGCGACACTGGTGCTCGACAGCTTCTACTTCGCGCATCACCTGAGCGAGCTCAAACCCTGGCTCCTCGGCGCGAAGGCGGGCGGATCGCGCCTGAATGGCCGAGGCAATGTGGTCGCCGAAGGTTCGCGGATGCTTGGCAGGCTGCGACTGCACTATGTCGCGATGACGCGCCCGACCCATCTCCTGTGCCTAGCGATGCGCAAGGATGTCTTTGCCGCGGGAGAAATCGACATTCTCACTGGGCGCGGCTGGACGGTCATCGATTGCTGTGCGCCTGCGCAGGCCGGAGGATCCGGATGA
- a CDS encoding ATP-dependent nuclease produces the protein MLGLGDYASHLFGENEGIKQARKRLNEEYLAPLSFADDLLLARIGVAGAQEDNLRLRQLLEKLELALTASADADSAHNRGLGSNNLLFMACELLLLAAESDGFPLLLIEEPEAHLHPQRQLRLMSFLQAQASKPRADGQKIQIIVTTHSPNLASDLQLDNLALIKGGRAFPLCRGKTQLSASDYRFLERFLDVTKANLFFARAVMIVEGDAETILMPVVAKLLGRDFREYGVSLVNVGGVGLGRYARIFLREDPEGDGEIGIPVACVTDMDVMPDMAPWIVGKLEPGQPVPARPPSRRQWRIKADLPGEQLAQRRNERRAKASGQRVETFVSDEWTLEYDLAFHGLGKQVYRGASLALADDALNAGGAVQAEVIAGADAAYQALADAGHDRETLGSHIYALFEAEGASKAIAAQYLAELLEKEVKAGTLTALALRQLLPPYVVAAIAHVTAPFTAPEPNGAAAPGPAA, from the coding sequence GTGCTCGGTCTCGGCGACTATGCCAGCCACCTGTTCGGCGAAAACGAAGGCATCAAGCAGGCGCGCAAGCGGCTCAACGAGGAATATCTCGCACCCTTGTCGTTTGCGGATGATCTGCTCCTTGCCCGCATCGGCGTTGCTGGAGCACAGGAGGACAATCTCAGGTTGCGCCAGCTTCTCGAAAAGCTGGAACTGGCCTTGACGGCCTCGGCCGATGCGGACAGCGCGCACAATCGCGGGCTCGGGTCGAACAATCTGCTGTTCATGGCCTGCGAGCTGCTGCTCCTCGCGGCTGAAAGCGACGGCTTCCCGCTGTTGCTAATCGAGGAGCCCGAGGCGCATCTCCATCCGCAGCGCCAGCTACGCCTCATGTCGTTCCTGCAGGCTCAAGCAAGCAAGCCCCGCGCCGATGGCCAAAAGATCCAGATCATTGTCACGACGCATAGTCCAAACCTCGCTTCGGACCTGCAGTTGGACAATCTGGCGCTGATCAAGGGCGGGCGGGCCTTCCCGTTGTGCCGCGGCAAGACGCAGCTCAGCGCCTCCGACTATCGCTTTCTCGAGCGCTTCCTCGACGTGACCAAGGCGAACCTATTCTTCGCACGCGCGGTGATGATCGTCGAAGGCGATGCCGAGACGATCCTGATGCCGGTTGTCGCCAAGCTGCTCGGGCGCGATTTCCGCGAATATGGTGTATCGCTGGTCAATGTCGGTGGCGTCGGGCTTGGCCGTTATGCGCGCATTTTCCTACGCGAGGACCCGGAAGGGGATGGCGAAATCGGTATCCCCGTCGCCTGCGTGACCGACATGGACGTGATGCCCGACATGGCGCCGTGGATCGTGGGAAAGCTCGAACCAGGCCAGCCGGTGCCGGCACGACCACCCTCGCGGCGGCAATGGCGGATCAAGGCCGACCTTCCCGGCGAGCAACTTGCCCAGCGCCGTAACGAACGCCGTGCCAAGGCGTCTGGCCAGCGGGTCGAGACCTTCGTCTCCGACGAATGGACGCTTGAATACGACCTTGCCTTTCACGGACTTGGCAAGCAGGTCTATCGCGGCGCTTCGCTGGCGCTCGCGGACGACGCACTCAACGCCGGCGGCGCAGTACAGGCCGAGGTGATCGCAGGGGCCGATGCGGCCTATCAGGCTTTGGCCGATGCCGGTCATGATCGGGAGACGCTCGGGTCTCACATCTATGCCCTGTTCGAGGCCGAGGGCGCATCGAAGGCGATCGCCGCCCAATATCTCGCCGAATTGCTCGAGAAGGAGGTGAAAGCCGGAACGCTCACCGCCCTCGCGTTGCGGCAGCTACTGCCGCCGTATGTCGTCGCGGCAATCGCGCACGTCACCGCGCCCTTTACCGCGCCCGAGCCGAACGGCGCCGCGGCACCGGGGCCGGCGGCCTGA
- a CDS encoding ATP-dependent nuclease — protein sequence MYIAEIRIENFRLFGSAAQAFHLALNPGLTALVGENDAGKTAIIDAFRLVLGTRDQDMLRVDPVDFHQSAPGAERADQIAIRLTFRGLTVADRGAFAEFLTYESVGEQLETALIVTWIAKRNAKEGSSRRVLPPEWRTGAKGDGPLMDLGARSLLTATYLRPLRDAERAMSAGRGSRLSQILQHTAEIRNTGVGFDRNATPPRRGQRPQRARSRRLCQPPVRRKRRHQAGAQAAQRGISRTLVVCG from the coding sequence GTGTATATTGCTGAGATCAGGATCGAGAACTTCCGGCTGTTCGGATCGGCCGCGCAGGCCTTCCATCTCGCGCTCAATCCCGGGCTGACGGCGCTGGTTGGCGAGAATGACGCGGGCAAGACCGCGATCATCGACGCGTTCCGCCTGGTGCTCGGTACGCGCGACCAGGATATGCTGCGCGTCGATCCGGTCGATTTCCACCAAAGCGCGCCCGGCGCGGAACGCGCCGACCAGATCGCCATCCGCCTGACCTTTCGTGGCTTAACCGTTGCAGACCGTGGCGCCTTTGCCGAGTTTCTCACCTATGAGAGCGTCGGCGAACAGCTCGAGACCGCGCTGATCGTCACCTGGATCGCCAAACGCAACGCGAAGGAAGGCAGCTCGCGGCGGGTGCTTCCACCCGAATGGCGCACCGGCGCCAAAGGCGATGGTCCCCTGATGGACTTGGGCGCACGCTCGCTTTTGACCGCGACCTATCTGCGCCCGTTGCGCGATGCGGAGCGCGCGATGAGCGCCGGACGCGGATCGCGGCTGTCGCAAATCCTCCAGCACACCGCCGAGATACGGAACACCGGCGTCGGCTTCGATCGCAACGCCACCCCCCCCCGTCGAGGCCAAAGACCTCAGCGTGCTCGGTCTCGGCGACTATGCCAGCCACCTGTTCGGCGAAAACGAAGGCATCAAGCAGGCGCGCAAGCGGCTCAACGAGGAATATCTCGCACCCTTGTCGTTTGCGGATGA
- a CDS encoding alpha/beta hydrolase family protein has protein sequence MQVRDSNEAPPEGTPVRFFCDDGVLLRGTLWASTGDSAGQVILNPATGVLARYYHRYARFLAAHGLDVLTYDYRGIGGSRPADLRGCEYRWVDWGLLDFEAALAFMRARGGAGPLSVVGHSFGGVIPGLARNAATQVDRLLTVGAQYAWWGDYARDRRAALFGKWHVLMPLLTTVFGYFPGKRLGWLEDLPAGVAHAWSFGGPRFESRVRRGEGAELRARIAAFPAPILAVVVSDDELATPRAIRRTLDYYESAPRTTVLLRPSDFGRPAIGHFNLFHDSHAAGFWQDTLCWLTSGVCPWPDRAIDALAPQV, from the coding sequence ATGCAAGTACGCGACTCCAACGAAGCCCCGCCCGAAGGCACGCCGGTCCGCTTCTTCTGTGACGATGGCGTCCTGCTGCGCGGCACACTCTGGGCATCGACAGGGGATAGCGCCGGGCAAGTGATCCTCAACCCCGCGACCGGAGTGCTGGCCCGTTACTATCATCGCTACGCGCGCTTCCTCGCAGCCCATGGCCTCGACGTGCTTACTTATGATTATCGCGGCATCGGCGGCTCGCGCCCCGCGGATCTTCGTGGGTGCGAATATCGCTGGGTGGATTGGGGCTTACTCGATTTCGAGGCTGCACTTGCCTTCATGCGAGCGCGTGGCGGGGCGGGGCCGCTAAGTGTCGTCGGCCATAGCTTCGGCGGGGTCATCCCAGGCTTGGCGCGAAATGCTGCCACTCAGGTCGATCGATTGCTGACGGTCGGCGCCCAATATGCGTGGTGGGGCGATTATGCGCGTGATCGCCGGGCCGCGCTCTTTGGAAAATGGCACGTGTTGATGCCGCTGCTCACCACGGTGTTTGGCTACTTCCCCGGCAAACGGCTGGGATGGCTGGAGGACCTTCCCGCTGGCGTCGCTCATGCCTGGAGCTTTGGCGGGCCGCGGTTCGAGAGCCGAGTGCGGCGCGGGGAGGGGGCTGAACTGCGAGCCCGTATCGCTGCGTTTCCGGCGCCGATCCTGGCGGTGGTCGTGTCCGACGATGAACTTGCCACGCCAAGGGCAATCCGCCGCACATTAGATTATTACGAGAGCGCTCCCCGTACGACGGTGCTGCTCCGCCCCTCGGATTTTGGACGCCCGGCCATTGGCCACTTCAACCTGTTTCATGACTCCCACGCTGCCGGGTTCTGGCAAGACACGCTCTGCTGGCTCACCTCGGGGGTGTGCCCATGGCCGGATCGGGCGATCGATGCGCTTGCGCCGCAGGTCTGA
- a CDS encoding TetR/AcrR family transcriptional regulator: MPRPSAPTRDRIIDAASALFYGEGIRAVSMDAVAAKADIAKKTLYYHFRSKDDLIAAYLEARDAPNLRLFQSWFDEAQGDVADKIRSVFLHLATSARHRKWKGCGFLRTSVELFDVPGHPAIAAARVHKRRVEDWLCTILDSAGHGQNARRLARHLILLMDGGFAVVLLHRDASYMESAADAAVTLIRGGVTSAQPPEETSATNL, from the coding sequence ATGCCCCGCCCATCTGCCCCCACCCGCGATCGCATCATCGATGCGGCCTCGGCGCTGTTCTACGGCGAGGGGATTCGAGCGGTCAGCATGGACGCTGTCGCTGCCAAGGCGGACATCGCGAAGAAGACGCTCTACTATCATTTCCGCAGCAAGGACGATCTGATCGCAGCCTATCTGGAGGCGCGCGATGCCCCCAATCTGCGCCTGTTCCAAAGCTGGTTCGACGAGGCGCAAGGCGATGTCGCCGACAAGATCCGCAGCGTGTTCCTGCACCTCGCCACATCCGCCCGTCACCGCAAATGGAAGGGCTGCGGTTTCCTGCGTACGTCCGTCGAACTGTTCGACGTACCCGGCCATCCTGCGATCGCTGCGGCGCGCGTGCATAAGCGTCGGGTCGAGGATTGGCTCTGCACCATCCTCGATAGCGCAGGTCACGGACAGAACGCGCGCCGGCTCGCCCGCCACTTGATTTTGCTCATGGACGGCGGCTTCGCCGTCGTGTTGCTCCATCGCGACGCCAGCTACATGGAATCGGCCGCAGACGCAGCGGTCACGCTCATTCGGGGAGGCGTCACGTCCGCTCAGCCGCCCGAAGAGACCAGTGCCACAAATTTATAG
- a CDS encoding MmyB family transcriptional regulator has product MLSDEKRKLLGHFIRSHRERVIPDLPVRRRRTPGLRREELAVRAGIGVTWCAWIEQGREVRVSAETLARLAVALALTPAERAYLFELGDRRDPDAPPTVATSTAPEGVAAVIEALPFPAYGLDRLWNACCWNAPAEHLFADWLGPGRQRNLLRYTFLERSVRSLLPDWEERARRLLAEFRADCARILNDADLAAFTAELCRESALFAQEWETQSVSAREGGLRSFLHPQDGVLSYRQHTFTAVERPDYKFVALVSSGG; this is encoded by the coding sequence ATGCTATCGGACGAAAAGCGCAAACTCCTGGGCCACTTCATCCGCTCACATCGCGAGCGGGTGATACCGGATCTTCCTGTCCGGCGCCGCCGAACGCCCGGCTTGCGTCGTGAGGAACTGGCGGTGCGCGCGGGCATCGGGGTGACGTGGTGCGCCTGGATCGAGCAGGGGAGGGAGGTCCGCGTCTCGGCCGAAACGCTGGCGCGCCTCGCCGTGGCGTTGGCGCTCACCCCCGCCGAGCGCGCCTACCTTTTCGAACTGGGAGACAGGCGCGATCCCGATGCGCCCCCGACGGTGGCGACATCCACTGCTCCGGAGGGCGTTGCTGCGGTGATCGAAGCGCTTCCCTTTCCAGCCTATGGGCTGGACCGGTTGTGGAATGCCTGCTGTTGGAACGCTCCTGCAGAGCACCTGTTTGCGGACTGGCTCGGGCCGGGTCGCCAGCGCAACCTGCTGCGCTACACCTTCCTGGAAAGGTCGGTTCGATCGCTCCTGCCAGACTGGGAAGAGCGCGCAAGAAGGCTGCTGGCAGAGTTCCGGGCGGACTGCGCACGGATTCTCAACGACGCCGACCTTGCCGCATTCACCGCGGAATTGTGCAGGGAATCTGCGCTTTTTGCGCAGGAATGGGAGACTCAAAGCGTTTCGGCGCGTGAGGGCGGCCTGCGGAGTTTCCTGCATCCGCAAGATGGCGTACTCAGCTACCGCCAGCACACTTTTACAGCGGTGGAGCGTCCGGACTATAAATTTGTGGCACTGGTCTCTTCGGGCGGCTGA
- a CDS encoding class I SAM-dependent methyltransferase has product MTRSHETVVEAQFGSQADAYVISTVHAQGEDLDALEAIARRETAPRAIDLGTGGGHVAYRLAPHSDSVTAVDLSAAMLEAVQATAQQRCLSNIEICNSPAEQLPFDDASFDLLATRFSAHHWRDWHAGLREARRVLKPGATAIFIDVISPGHPPFDTHLQAVELLRDPSHVRDYTESEWAAALAQAGFRVRGTVKRRLRMDFQSWIERMRTPVAHREAIRALQQLASGETAAYFAIEPDGSFSIDALQIEATACRARER; this is encoded by the coding sequence ATGACCCGCTCCCATGAGACCGTCGTTGAAGCGCAATTCGGAAGTCAGGCTGACGCCTATGTAATCAGCACCGTGCACGCCCAAGGCGAAGATCTGGATGCACTGGAGGCTATCGCGCGGCGCGAAACCGCCCCGCGTGCGATCGATCTGGGGACAGGCGGCGGCCATGTCGCCTATCGGCTCGCACCGCATAGCGACTCGGTCACGGCGGTTGATCTGTCGGCGGCAATGCTGGAGGCTGTGCAGGCAACCGCTCAGCAGCGGTGCTTGTCCAATATCGAGATCTGCAATTCTCCCGCGGAGCAATTGCCGTTCGATGACGCCAGCTTCGACCTCCTCGCTACCCGCTTCAGCGCGCACCACTGGCGCGACTGGCATGCCGGGTTGCGCGAGGCGCGCCGCGTCCTGAAGCCGGGTGCGACCGCGATTTTCATCGACGTGATTTCTCCAGGCCATCCACCGTTCGACACCCACCTTCAGGCGGTCGAACTGCTGCGGGACCCTTCGCACGTCCGCGACTACACCGAGAGCGAGTGGGCGGCCGCTCTCGCCCAGGCAGGATTCCGCGTGCGCGGCACGGTAAAGCGGCGCCTGCGCATGGATTTTCAGTCGTGGATCGAGCGTATGCGGACCCCGGTCGCTCACCGGGAAGCGATCCGTGCTCTGCAACAACTGGCATCTGGGGAAACCGCCGCCTATTTCGCAATCGAGCCCGATGGATCCTTTTCCATCGATGCGCTGCAAATCGAAGCAACGGCCTGCCGGGCGCGTGAGCGCTGA
- a CDS encoding GNAT family N-acetyltransferase gives MTRAIDALQADLLSAEQIAASHAIMGLDTQLIEDGTYLVAETGGVIAACGGWSRRATLYGGDHSEELRNPELLDPTTDPAKIRAMYTHPDFTRRGIGRLILNRCEQAAADHGFAAAELMATLSGERLYVTCGYVAVEHVEAVANGIRVPLIRMRKVLRP, from the coding sequence ATGACACGCGCGATCGACGCCTTGCAGGCCGATCTTCTCTCTGCGGAGCAGATTGCGGCGAGCCACGCGATCATGGGTCTCGATACCCAATTGATCGAGGACGGCACGTATCTCGTCGCCGAAACTGGTGGGGTCATCGCGGCCTGTGGGGGGTGGAGCCGGCGTGCGACCCTTTACGGCGGTGACCACAGCGAGGAGCTTCGCAACCCCGAGCTCCTCGATCCGACAACCGACCCTGCAAAAATCAGGGCGATGTACACGCATCCCGACTTTACCCGCCGGGGTATCGGACGGCTGATCCTGAACAGATGCGAGCAGGCGGCAGCCGATCATGGCTTTGCTGCCGCCGAACTGATGGCTACCTTGAGCGGGGAACGTCTCTATGTGACCTGCGGCTATGTGGCCGTGGAGCACGTGGAGGCAGTTGCAAACGGCATCCGGGTGCCGCTCATACGAATGCGCAAAGTCCTGCGGCCATAA
- a CDS encoding VOC family protein gives MLLLDHVSIGVPDLGAARPFYDAIMAALGADKVYDRPDALGYGARCSAEDTTSSCLAVYLDSGPTGPNRRHWCFKASTREQVNDFHRRGLAAGGRSDGAPGVRAQYHAAYYGAFLLDPAGNRIEAVCHAREENNA, from the coding sequence ATGCTTCTTCTCGACCACGTTTCTATCGGCGTTCCGGATCTTGGAGCAGCAAGGCCGTTCTACGATGCGATCATGGCTGCGCTCGGCGCCGACAAGGTCTACGACCGGCCCGACGCGCTCGGCTATGGCGCGCGCTGTTCCGCAGAGGACACCACGTCAAGCTGTCTGGCGGTGTACCTGGACTCTGGTCCGACCGGGCCGAACAGGCGTCACTGGTGCTTCAAAGCATCCACGCGCGAACAGGTGAATGACTTCCACCGGCGGGGACTGGCAGCCGGCGGCCGATCGGACGGCGCGCCGGGCGTACGCGCGCAGTATCACGCCGCCTATTATGGTGCTTTCTTGCTGGATCCAGCCGGCAATCGCATCGAAGCTGTCTGCCACGCCAGGGAAGAGAACAACGCATAG
- a CDS encoding TetR/AcrR family transcriptional regulator translates to MRYSPEQKATSREALVRAAARMFREKGFEGVGVDELSSAAGLTSGSFYKHFAGKAQVLLEVMRAGTDRVANRVRNLRKSASAGSPEGWVNDFASFHTSPAHIAAIALGCNLPALTPEIIRAEPEVKQAYEQSLLRAIEAMLEASPLAGSIDGRARAIAMLAVLSGGTNMARAVRDDALSNEIAEATRRACLQIAHAPIPDTPRSDVQWSPADF, encoded by the coding sequence ATGCGATACAGTCCGGAGCAAAAGGCAACATCGCGCGAGGCGCTAGTGCGCGCGGCGGCCCGCATGTTTAGGGAAAAGGGGTTCGAAGGCGTCGGTGTGGATGAGCTTTCAAGCGCGGCCGGGTTGACGTCGGGATCGTTCTACAAGCACTTCGCCGGCAAGGCGCAGGTTCTGCTTGAGGTGATGCGCGCGGGCACGGATCGGGTTGCCAATCGCGTGCGCAACCTGCGCAAATCCGCCTCGGCCGGGTCGCCAGAAGGATGGGTGAACGACTTCGCATCCTTCCACACATCGCCTGCGCACATCGCCGCGATCGCGCTCGGGTGCAACCTGCCGGCGCTGACCCCCGAAATCATCCGGGCTGAGCCGGAAGTGAAGCAAGCCTATGAGCAGAGCCTCCTGCGTGCGATTGAGGCCATGCTCGAGGCGTCTCCGCTCGCCGGTTCGATCGACGGGAGGGCGCGCGCGATTGCTATGCTAGCCGTGCTATCGGGAGGAACCAATATGGCGCGGGCCGTACGCGACGACGCGCTTTCGAACGAGATCGCGGAGGCGACGCGACGCGCATGCCTGCAGATCGCGCACGCTCCGATCCCCGACACGCCCCGCAGCGACGTGCAATGGAGCCCGGCGGATTTCTGA
- a CDS encoding NAD(P)-dependent oxidoreductase codes for MGIAFLGLGHMGAPMAANLLKAQPDLVVWNRTLPALERLGKLGATMAPSGRDAMRGAATVLLMLANEAAIDAVLERESAEFAANVRGRLIVHMGTTSPGFSRDLAAAVEAAGGRYVEAPVSGSRVPAEQGSLVAMVAGEEADIAAVRDLVQPMCAKSFACGRVPGGLAMKLAVNLFLITMVTGLMEAAHFARVAGLDIELFRAVIDAGPMSSDVSQVKLDKLVNGDFTPQASLADVLMNSRLVADAARSSAVATPLLDQAKALYSAAEAMGLGGLDMIGVVRALEQ; via the coding sequence ATGGGTATCGCGTTTCTGGGTCTTGGCCACATGGGTGCGCCAATGGCGGCAAATCTATTGAAGGCACAGCCCGATCTCGTGGTCTGGAATCGAACGCTGCCCGCGCTCGAACGCCTGGGCAAGCTCGGCGCAACGATGGCGCCTTCGGGCCGCGATGCGATGCGGGGTGCCGCCACCGTGCTGCTCATGCTCGCGAACGAAGCGGCGATCGACGCGGTGCTGGAACGGGAGTCCGCCGAGTTCGCCGCGAATGTCCGCGGTCGCCTGATCGTGCATATGGGAACGACCTCCCCCGGTTTTTCGCGCGATCTGGCTGCCGCTGTCGAGGCTGCGGGCGGCCGCTACGTCGAGGCCCCAGTGTCCGGGTCGCGGGTGCCGGCGGAGCAGGGCTCCCTGGTCGCCATGGTTGCCGGAGAGGAGGCCGACATTGCCGCGGTGCGCGACCTTGTCCAGCCGATGTGCGCCAAGTCGTTTGCCTGCGGCCGCGTGCCCGGAGGCCTCGCCATGAAGCTGGCCGTCAATCTCTTTCTGATCACCATGGTCACCGGGCTAATGGAAGCCGCACACTTCGCCCGCGTAGCCGGGCTCGACATCGAGCTTTTCCGCGCCGTGATCGATGCCGGCCCGATGTCCAGCGACGTGTCGCAGGTGAAGCTCGACAAACTTGTGAACGGCGACTTCACACCCCAAGCCAGCCTCGCCGATGTGCTGATGAACAGCCGCCTCGTCGCTGACGCCGCCCGATCCTCGGCGGTCGCCACGCCGCTGCTGGACCAGGCGAAGGCGCTGTACAGTGCGGCGGAAGCAATGGGGCTGGGGGGCCTCGACATGATTGGGGTGGTTCGCGCGTTGGAACAGTGA
- a CDS encoding SDR family oxidoreductase produces MARFDSKRVLITGGTSGTGLAGAKRIVSEGGTVIVTGLNQRRIDDAKAALGDQGQVIASDAADPAAAATLAQVAGAAGGLDGLWLNAGYAALGRPEDADAETFDRMMAANVRGPVVQLAALSQHLNAGASVVVTSSSSTYEGGAATSLYAATKGALVAMARSWARALAPRRIRVNVIVPGPIDTNFRHFLPEEARRGFEELVIGQVPLGRAGTPEEAAAVALFLLSDDASYVTGSQYAVDGGLIMQ; encoded by the coding sequence ATGGCAAGGTTCGACAGTAAGCGCGTCCTAATCACGGGCGGGACGAGTGGCACGGGGCTGGCGGGCGCGAAGCGTATCGTTTCCGAAGGTGGTACGGTCATTGTCACCGGCTTGAACCAGAGACGCATCGACGACGCAAAGGCTGCGCTAGGTGATCAAGGACAGGTCATCGCGAGCGACGCAGCTGATCCCGCCGCCGCGGCCACGCTGGCGCAAGTAGCCGGTGCAGCCGGCGGATTGGACGGCCTGTGGTTGAATGCTGGTTATGCCGCGCTCGGTCGACCCGAGGATGCCGATGCCGAAACCTTTGATCGTATGATGGCAGCGAATGTGCGAGGGCCGGTAGTTCAGCTCGCTGCCTTGTCACAGCACCTAAACGCCGGAGCCTCCGTCGTAGTCACGTCGTCTTCATCCACGTACGAGGGCGGGGCCGCCACCAGCCTTTATGCCGCCACCAAGGGTGCGCTCGTAGCCATGGCTCGATCGTGGGCGAGGGCGCTGGCACCACGTCGCATCCGCGTGAATGTCATCGTACCAGGACCTATCGACACTAACTTCCGCCATTTCCTGCCCGAAGAGGCCAGACGGGGCTTCGAGGAATTAGTCATAGGGCAGGTGCCGTTGGGTCGGGCCGGCACGCCCGAGGAGGCAGCGGCCGTCGCGCTGTTCCTCCTTTCCGATGATGCTTCCTACGTCACAGGCAGCCAGTACGCGGTCGATGGTGGCCTCATAATGCAGTAA